TACTAAGAAATTTTAATTGATTTAGGAGTAAAATATGGCAAAGAAAGTTTTATTCTCAAAGGAAATTATTGTAGATAGATCATTTGAATTATTTAAAGAAGAAGGTATTGAGGCTATAAGTGCTAGAAATGTTGCCAAGATGTTAGATTCTTCTCCTGCACCTATATATAAATCTATTGGTTCTATGAGGAATCTAAAAAAAGAATTAATAAAAAGAGCTAAAGATTTATTTATAGAATATTTGACAAAAAAAAGAACTGGAATAAAATTTTTAGATATAGGTATGGGAATTTCAATTTTTGCTCGTGAAGAAAAACAACTTTTTTTGCAAGTATTTTCAAAGGATAATATAGAAGGTTCACTAATTGATGAATTTTTAAATTTAATTCGTGAAGAAATTCAAAAAGATGAGAGACTTATCAAAATAGATAAAGAAAAACAGGATGAATTATTAGTAAGTTGCTGGGTATTTGCTCATGGACTCTCAACTCTTATTGCAACTGATTTCTTTAAAAATCCTACTGATGAGTTTATAGAAAGAGTGTTAAGAAATGCACCTGCTAAATTATTCTATGAATATATTGAAAAATATTCTAAATAAAAAATAATATTATTTATTCAGAAAATGATGTTATTGAAAGATTTTCAATGATATCATTTTTTTTTAATTTCTTTTTATAAATAAATTTTGCTAACAAAATTTTTACTTATACATTAATTAATATTATCTGGATATACAGTCAAACTAAAAAGTGTTATAATAATCTTGCGGGTAGATAATATGTCATATTTAATTTTAACGGCACCATGGAATATTTTATCGTTTGTTTTTTATTAAAAAAGGAGTTTTAAAATGGCTAAAAAAAGTTTAAAAAAGACTATTGAAATTAATCCAATTTTTGCACGTCCAGGTGAAGTTACATCTGCTCCTGCTGATCGTTTTCCAACAGACTCTATGTTACCAGAAACAGCTTACCAAATTGTACATGATGAGTCTATGTTAGATGGAAATGCTCGTTTAAATTTAGCGACTTTTGTTTCAACATGGATGGATGAGAGTGCTAACAAATTATACTCTGAAGCATTTGATAAAAATGCAATAGATAAAGATGAATATCCTGCTACTGCAAGAGTTGAAACAAATTGTTGGCACATGCTTGCTGATCTTTGGCATGCACCAGATCCTGATAATGCTATTGGTTGTTCTACAACTGGTTCATCTGAAGCATGTATGCTTGGAGCATTAGCACTTAAACGTAGATGGCAAGAAAAAATGAAAAAACTTGGAAAATCTACTGCTCATCCTAATCTTATAATGAGCTCTGCTGTACAAGTTTGCTGGGAAAAGTTTTGTAATTATTTTGATGTTGAGCCAAGATATGTTCCAATAAGTTTAGAACATAAAGTTTTAGATGGCTATGACTTAGAAAAATATGTAGATGAAAATACAATAGGTGTTATAGCAATAATGGGAGTAACTTATACAGGAATGTATGAACCAGTAAAAGATATTGCTAAGGCTTTAGATAAAATTGAAAAAGATACTGGATTGGATATACCTATACATGTTGATGCAGCTTCTGGAGGAATGATAGCTCCATTTATTCAACCAGAATTAGAATGGGATTTTCGTATATCAAGAGTATACTCTATTAACACATCAGGACATAAATATGGTTTAGTTTATCCTGGACTTGGTTGGGTAGTTTGGCGTAGTACAGCACATCTTCCTGAAAGTCTAATATTTAAAGTAAGTTACCTTGGAGGAGAAATGCCAACATTTGCATTGAATTTCTCTCGTCCTGGTGCACAAATATTATTACAATATTGGGCATTTTTAAGATATGGCTTTAATGGATACAAAACAGTACAACAATCTACAATGGATGTAGCAAATCATCTTGCTGATGAAATTAATAAAATGGATATGTTTACACTTTGGAATCATCCAACAGATATTCCTGTATTTGCTTGGATGCTTAAAGAATCTTCTAATCGTAAATGGACTTTATATGATTTATCAGATAGATTACGTATGAAAGGTTGGCAAGTTCCAGCTTATCCAATGCCAATAAATCTTACAGATATAACTGTTCAAAGAATAGTTGTAAGAAATGGACTTAGTATGGATCTTGCTGATAGATTTTTAGATGATATAAAATCTCAAGTAAAATATCTTGAAAGTCTTGAACATAAAATGCCTAAGAATAATACTAGAAGTTTCCGCCACTGATAATAAGGGGGAATTTTAATGAATAAAGATAATTTAAAAAATAGTAGTCCTATACAAAAAAATACTTTATCTGTATTTCAAATTGCTGTAATGACAACAATATCTGTAGCTTCTTTGCGTACACTACCTCCTATGGCAGAAGAAGGAAGAGCTTCAATTTTGATGTATATTATACCAGCAATATTATTTTTAGTTCCAACTTCATTAGTTAGTGCTGAATTTGCAACTACTTATAAAGGTGGAGTGTATGTTTGGATACGTGAAGCATTTGGAAATCGTATGGGCTTTGTAGCAATTTGGTTACAATGGGTACAAAATGTTGTTTGGTATCCAGTACAACTTGCTTTTGTAGCAGCTGCATTGGCTTTTACAATAAATAGAGGTGATTTGTCAAATTCAGGATTATTTACTGCAATCGTTATAATAGTAGTCTATTGGTTTTCAACCTTCCTTGCATTTAAAGGGGGAAATCTTTTTGCTAAGGTAAGTTCTATTGGAGGAATGATAGGAGTTCTAATCCCAGGAGCTATATTGATAATACTTGGATTACTCTGGGTAGCTCAAGGACAACCAATTTCAGAATCTTATTTACAAAGTTCATATATTCCAAAAATTACAGGAATTTCTTCTCTTGTTTTAATTGTAAGTAATGTTCTTTCTTATGCAGGTATGGAAATGAATGCAGTCCATGCAGGACAAATGGAAAACCCAAAAAAAGATTTTACTAAGGCTATAACTCTTGCATTTATTTTAATACTTTGTGTATTTATTTTTCCAACATTGTCTATTTCAATGGCAGTTCCAGCAGATAAACTTGGTATGGCAAATGGAATAATGGTTGCATTTCAAGAATTTTTTGAAAAATTTCATATCAGTTGGATGAGTAATATAATGTCAGGTGCAATGTTTTTTGGAGCAATTGCTTCTGTTGTAACTTGGGTTGCAGGACCTTCAAAAGGACTTTTAGATGCAGGAAGAACTGGTTTATTACCTCCAATTTTACAAAAGAAAAATAAAAATAATGTACAAATAAGTATACTTATTTTTCAAGGTATAATTGTAACTATTCTTGCTATGATTTATGTTTTATTTCCTGATGTTTCTGATGTGTTTATAGCTCTTATAGGAATGGCTGCAGCCTTATATGTTGTAATGTATATGCTTATGTTTGCAGCTGTTATAGTTTTAAGAAAAAAAGAACCTAATATAGAAAGAGGATATAAAGTTCCAGCTGTTAATATTGTATCAGGAATAGGATTTATTTCTTGTGCCCTTGCATTTATTATGAGTTTTGTTCCTACTACAAATGAAGCTGCTATACCACGTAATA
This Fusobacterium animalis 7_1 DNA region includes the following protein-coding sequences:
- a CDS encoding glutamate decarboxylase; translated protein: MAKKSLKKTIEINPIFARPGEVTSAPADRFPTDSMLPETAYQIVHDESMLDGNARLNLATFVSTWMDESANKLYSEAFDKNAIDKDEYPATARVETNCWHMLADLWHAPDPDNAIGCSTTGSSEACMLGALALKRRWQEKMKKLGKSTAHPNLIMSSAVQVCWEKFCNYFDVEPRYVPISLEHKVLDGYDLEKYVDENTIGVIAIMGVTYTGMYEPVKDIAKALDKIEKDTGLDIPIHVDAASGGMIAPFIQPELEWDFRISRVYSINTSGHKYGLVYPGLGWVVWRSTAHLPESLIFKVSYLGGEMPTFALNFSRPGAQILLQYWAFLRYGFNGYKTVQQSTMDVANHLADEINKMDMFTLWNHPTDIPVFAWMLKESSNRKWTLYDLSDRLRMKGWQVPAYPMPINLTDITVQRIVVRNGLSMDLADRFLDDIKSQVKYLESLEHKMPKNNTRSFRH
- a CDS encoding APC family permease encodes the protein MNKDNLKNSSPIQKNTLSVFQIAVMTTISVASLRTLPPMAEEGRASILMYIIPAILFLVPTSLVSAEFATTYKGGVYVWIREAFGNRMGFVAIWLQWVQNVVWYPVQLAFVAAALAFTINRGDLSNSGLFTAIVIIVVYWFSTFLAFKGGNLFAKVSSIGGMIGVLIPGAILIILGLLWVAQGQPISESYLQSSYIPKITGISSLVLIVSNVLSYAGMEMNAVHAGQMENPKKDFTKAITLAFILILCVFIFPTLSISMAVPADKLGMANGIMVAFQEFFEKFHISWMSNIMSGAMFFGAIASVVTWVAGPSKGLLDAGRTGLLPPILQKKNKNNVQISILIFQGIIVTILAMIYVLFPDVSDVFIALIGMAAALYVVMYMLMFAAVIVLRKKEPNIERGYKVPAVNIVSGIGFISCALAFIMSFVPTTNEAAIPRNMYPIIVAIVVFLLGIPPFIFYAFKKPSWDMRNAQEKEEKPIH
- a CDS encoding TetR/AcrR family transcriptional regulator, with protein sequence MAKKVLFSKEIIVDRSFELFKEEGIEAISARNVAKMLDSSPAPIYKSIGSMRNLKKELIKRAKDLFIEYLTKKRTGIKFLDIGMGISIFAREEKQLFLQVFSKDNIEGSLIDEFLNLIREEIQKDERLIKIDKEKQDELLVSCWVFAHGLSTLIATDFFKNPTDEFIERVLRNAPAKLFYEYIEKYSK